In the Kaistella sp. 97-N-M2 genome, one interval contains:
- a CDS encoding four helix bundle protein yields MNNHKDVLLYQKSLDLVEYIYRLTKAFPAEERFGLTSQLRRSAVSLPSNIAEGAGRRGKKEFIQFLYIGLGSLNEMETQIEISRRLGYVSDITAFSELFLHLKRMLLKLIEKLDSD; encoded by the coding sequence ATGAACAACCACAAAGATGTGCTGCTTTACCAAAAATCGCTTGACCTGGTTGAATATATTTACAGACTCACTAAGGCGTTTCCGGCAGAAGAAAGATTTGGACTGACGAGTCAGCTGAGAAGAAGTGCAGTCTCTCTGCCGTCCAACATCGCTGAAGGAGCGGGCAGAAGAGGTAAGAAAGAGTTTATTCAGTTTTTATATATTGGACTTGGTTCCTTAAATGAAATGGAAACCCAGATTGAGATTTCGAGAAGGTTGGGGTATGTTTCTGATATCACTGCCTTTTCAGAATTGTTTTTGCACCTAAAAAGAATGCTCTTGAAATTAATTGAGAAATTAGATAGTGATTAG
- a CDS encoding ABC transporter permease, with protein sequence MTNEKQPTYFINSKQSVFSLNLKEVWAYRDLLLMLVKKDFITFYKQTVLGPLWFVVQPLLTTAIYIILFGNIAKLSTDGVPQVLFYLSGITVWNYFSESLTKTSNVFTANAGMFGKVYFPRLIMPLSIVASSLMKFAVQFGIFILVLLYYIVFTEAVQPNWWILLTPLLILLMAMFALGMGMIFSSLTTKYKDLTFLLTFGTQLFMYVTPVVYPTSALPEKFRFLVYMNPLSSIFECFRYAFLGSGSFDLRNILWSGIFITVILIIGTVIFNKVEKSFMDTV encoded by the coding sequence ATGACAAACGAAAAGCAGCCAACATATTTTATAAACTCGAAGCAATCTGTTTTTTCCCTTAATTTAAAGGAGGTGTGGGCGTACCGCGATCTGCTTTTGATGTTGGTGAAAAAGGATTTCATCACGTTCTACAAGCAAACCGTTCTGGGGCCGCTTTGGTTTGTGGTGCAGCCTTTACTCACGACGGCGATCTATATTATTTTATTCGGAAATATTGCGAAGCTGTCGACCGATGGTGTGCCGCAGGTGTTATTTTATCTGTCCGGCATCACGGTGTGGAATTATTTCTCCGAAAGCCTGACGAAGACGTCGAACGTCTTTACGGCGAACGCCGGAATGTTTGGCAAGGTCTATTTCCCGCGCCTGATTATGCCGCTGTCGATTGTCGCCTCGTCACTTATGAAGTTTGCCGTACAGTTTGGTATTTTTATTTTGGTGCTGCTGTATTACATCGTTTTTACGGAGGCCGTGCAGCCGAACTGGTGGATTCTGCTTACGCCCCTGCTGATCCTTCTCATGGCCATGTTTGCGTTGGGAATGGGCATGATTTTCTCGTCGCTGACGACGAAATATAAAGATCTCACGTTTCTTCTGACATTTGGAACGCAGCTGTTTATGTACGTTACGCCCGTGGTCTATCCTACATCTGCTTTGCCGGAAAAATTTCGGTTCCTTGTTTATATGAATCCTTTATCCTCCATATTTGAATGTTTCCGGTATGCTTTTTTAGGTTCGGGGAGTTTTGATCTGAGGAATATTTTATGGAGCGGAATTTTTATAACGGTGATCCTTATCATCGGAACGGTTATCTTTAACAAGGTTGAAAAAAGTTTTATGGATACGGTTTAG